In the Populus trichocarpa isolate Nisqually-1 chromosome 1, P.trichocarpa_v4.1, whole genome shotgun sequence genome, one interval contains:
- the LOC18094263 gene encoding metal transporter Nramp6 encodes MAGSSSVQPQFIASTGNRSFSNAPLIENSDPEQIIVPDRKSWKNLFAYMGPGFLVSIAYIDPGNFETDLQSGAQYKYELLWIILVASCAALIIQSLAANLGVVTGKHLAEHCRNEYPRIPNFILWVLAEIAIVACDIPEVIGTAFALNMLFKIPVWIGVLLTGLSTLVLLALQQYGVRKLELFIAFLVCTIAGCFFAELGYAKPDAKEVLKGLFVPQLKGNGAAGLAISLLGAMVMPHNLFLHSALVLSRKIPRSMHGIKDACRFYMIESGFALVLAFLINVSIISVSGAVCNSPNINAQDQENCKDLDLNKASFLLENVLGSWSSKLFAIALLASGQSSTITGTYAGQYVMQGFLDLRLTPWLRNFLTRSLAIVPSLIVAIIGGSSGAGKLIIIASMILSFELPFALVPLLKFTSSKTKMGIYANSTTISSITWVIGFLIMAINIYYLASSFIKILLHGHLKLVAAIFLGIFGFLGMAVYLAGVAYLVLRRNTEATHLVALTSENPQIANESGNAGVYSLPREDIACMQLPQRRSNANDL; translated from the exons ATGGCGGGTTCGTCTTCTGTGCAGCCACAGTTCATTGCCAGCACTGGAAATAGGAGTTTCTCTAATGCACCATTGATTGAGAATTCAGATCCTGAACAAATTATCGTGCCTGAT AGGAAAAGCTGGAAAAACCTATTTGCATACATGGGTCCAGGGTTCCTTGTTTCAATTGCATACATTGACCCTGGAAATT TTGAAACTGACCTGCAGTCAGGAGCGCAATACAAGTATGAG TTACTTTGGATCATATTAGTAGCTTCATGTGCTGCTCTTATTATCCAATCTCTTGCAGCAAATTTGGGCGTTGTCACTG GAAAACATTTAGCAGAACACTGTAGGAATGAATATCCTAGAATACCAAACTTCATCTTGTGGGTCCTTGCTGAAATTGCCATAGTTGCATGTGACATTCCTGAAG TGATTGGGACAGCCTTTGCGTTGAACATGCTCTTCAAAATTCCGGTATGGATTGGTGTTCTTCTGACTGGACTCAGCACTCTTGTCCTTTTAGCACTACAGCAATATGGG GTTCGGAAGCTTGAACTCTTTATTGCTTTTCTTGTGTGTACCATAGCTGGATGCTTTTTTGCAGAGCTTGGCTACGCAAAGCCTGATGCGAAGGAAGTTCTGAAAGGGCTCTTTGTTCCCCAATTAAAGGGAAATGGTGCTGCTGGTCTGGCAATTTCACTTCTCGGTGCTATGGTCATGCC GCACAATCTCTTTCTCCATTCAGCATTGGTGCTTTCAAGGAAAATCCCACGATCTATGCATGGCATCAAG GATGCTTGCAGATTTTACATGATAGAAAGTGGCTTTGCTCTCGTTTTGGCCTTTCTCATCAATGTATCTATCATTTCCGTGAGTGGTGCAGTTTGCAACTCACCAAATATAAATGCTCAAGATCAAGAAAACTGCAAGGACTTGGACTTGAACAAAGCTTCCTTTCTTCTTGAA AATGTATTAGGTAGTTGGAGTTCGAAACTTTTTGCAATTGCATTGCTGGCATCAGGTCAGAGCTCTACAATAACAGGAACTTATGCAGGGCAGTATGTCATGCAG GGATTTCTTGATTTACGATTGACACCATGGTTAAGGAACTTCTTAACTCGAAGCTTAGCCATAGTCCCTAGTTTAATTGTTGCAATCATTGGGGGCTCTTCCGGAGCTGGAAAGCTGATTATTATTGCATCG ATGATTCTATCTTTTGAGCTCCCTTTTGCTCTTGTTCCACTTCTCAAGTTCACAAGTAGCAAAACCAAGATGGGGATATATGCCAACTCAACTACG ATTTCATCTATTACTTGGGTCATTGGTTTTCTTATCATGGCAATAAATATATACTACCTTGCATCTAGCTTCATCAAGATTCTTCTTCATGGCCATCTAAAGCTTGTAGCTGCCATCTTTCTtggaatatttggatttttggGCATGGCAGTGTATTTGGCTGGGGTTGCATACTTGGTGTTACGTAGAAACACGGAGGCTACACATCTTGTAGCATTAACATCTGAAAATCCGCAAATAGCCAACGAGTCTGGTAATGCAGGAGTGTACAGTCTCCCTAGAGAAGACATAGCATGCATGCAGTTGCCTCAGAGGAGGAGTAATGCAAATGATTTGTAA
- the LOC18094264 gene encoding cinnamoyl-CoA reductase 1, with protein sequence MPVDTSSLPCQGQTVCVTGAGGFIASWIVKLLLEKGYSVKGTVRNPADPKNSHLRELEGAQERLTLCKADILDYESLKEAIQGCDGVFHTACPVTDDPDKVMEPAVNGTKNVIMAASEAKVRRVVFTSSIGTVYMDPNRSPDVVVDESCWSDLEYCKNTKNWYCYGKTVAEQVAWDVAKKKGIDLVVVNPVVVLGPLLQPTVNASILHILKYLTGSAKTYANAVQAYVHVRDVAVAHILVFETPSASGRYICFEKMLHRGEVVEILAKFFPEYPIPTKCSDEKNPRKQNYKLTNQKIKDLGIEFVPVKQCLYETVKSLQEKGILPILKHAEDSVKIQ encoded by the exons atgCCTGTCGATACTTCATCACTTCCATGCCAAGGCCAAACTGTCTGTGTCACCGGGGCTGGTGGCTTCATTGCTTCATGGATTGTTAAACTTCTTCTAGAGAAAGGTTACTCTGTTAAAGGAACTGTGAGGAACCCAG CTGATCCCAAGAATTCCCATTTGAGGGAGCTTGAAGGAGCTCAAGAAAGATTAACTTTATGCAAGGCTGATATTCTTGATTATGAGTCTCTTAAAGAGGCTATTCAAGGGTGTGATGGAGTTTTCCATACTGCTTGTCCTGTCACAGACGATCCA GACAAGGTGATGGAGCCAGCAGTGAATGGAACCAAGAATGTGATCATGGCAGCATCTGAGGCCAAAGTCCGACGAGTGGTTTTCACGTCTTCAATTGGTACTGTGTACATGGACCCCAATAGGAGCCCTGATGTTGTCGTTGATGAATCTTGCTGGAGTGATCTTGAGTATTGCAAGAACACCAag AATTGGTATTGCTATGGAAAGACTGTGGCAGAACAGGTTGCATGGGATGTGGCTAAGAAGAAAGGAATTGACCTAGTGGTGGTGAACCCAGTGGTGGTGCTTGGACCATTGTTGCAACCCACTGTCAATGCTAGCATCCTTCACATCCTCAAGTACCTAACCGGCTCAGCCAAGACATATGCTAACGCTGTTCAAGCTTATGTGCATGTTAGGGATGTGGCCGTAGCCCACATTTTAGTCTTCGAGACACCTTCTGCCTCCGGCCGTTACATTTGCTTTGAGAAAATGCTTCACCGTGGAGAGGTGGTGGAAATCCTTGCAAAGTTCTTCCCGGAGTATCCCATCCCCACCAA GTGTTCTGATGAGAAGAacccaagaaaacaaaactacaaGCTCACAAACCAGAAGATCAAGGATCTGGGCATCGAATTCGTCCCAGTAAAACAGTGCTTGTATGAAACTGTTAAGAGCTTGCAGGAAAAGGGTATCCTTCCAATCCTAAAACATGCTGAAGACTCTGTGAAAATTCAATAA